From Mercenaria mercenaria strain notata chromosome 17, MADL_Memer_1, whole genome shotgun sequence, the proteins below share one genomic window:
- the LOC128549968 gene encoding uncharacterized protein LOC128549968 has translation MEGYLSYDWPVEGILTAGQPLTSRLAASVGKVCKYLLCNYIATESFYVPESKITSPDDFVGFGCGKPVSYSGLEVKIVDENSEIVPVNHRGEIYVRSEIMFKEYFTDFEEKAVKTLDGWYKTDDIGQTAEHGPILYRGSEIKHDYIRWI, from the exons atgGAAG GATATTTGTCATATGACTGGCCTGTGGAAGGTATTTTGACCGCAGGACAACCTCTTACGAGTCGACTCGCTGCTAGTGTTGGTAAAGTTTGTAAATATCTACTGTGCAACTACATTGCGACAGAATCTTTTTACGTGCCGGAATCGAAAATTACCAGCCCAGATGATTTCGTTGGATTTGGATGCGGAAAGCCGGTCAGTTATTCTGGATTGGAAGTGAAAATCGTTGACGAAAATAGTGAAATTGTCCCCGTCAACCATAGAGGAGAAATATATGTTCGATctgaaattatgtttaaagaatattttactgattttgaagaaaaagcgGTTAAAACCCTAGATGGATGGTATAAAACAGACGATATCGGCCAGACGGCGGAACACGGGCCAATTCTTTATAGAGGGTCGGAAATCAAACATGATTATATCCGGTGGATTTAA